Sequence from the Bacteroidales bacterium genome:
TAATTTGTTTTTCGTGAAAGTATCATATCGGTTTTATCAATTCTTGTCAAATGTACACAAAATCTGTGAACAACAAAGATTAGAAAATAAACTCCATTTTATTCAATTGAAAATAAACAACGTATAAATTAAGTGTTATCCTGATGCATGTTTTTTTTTCAACAAAATGTGGTTTTTAGTTTGAAGATATGATATAATTGTATTTCTTTGCAGTTTAAATTTTTATGTTAACCATTATTTATTAATTTAATATTTAATCATATGTCTGATATTGCATCAAGAGTAAAAGCTATAATCGTTGACAAGTTAGGAGTTGATGAAAATGAAGTAACACCTGAAGCTAGTTTCACTAATGACTTGGGCGCAGATTCTCTTGACACAGTTGAACTGATCATGGAGTTCGAAAAGGAATTCAACATCGGAATACCCGACGATCAAGCTGAAAGCATTGCTACAGTAGGTGCAGCAATTAAATACATCGAAGAAAACGTAAAGAAATAAGCAATTTAGTTTTAAGTTAGTTACTTATGCAGTTAAAACGAGCAGTAGTAACCGGTATCGGAGCTCTTACCCCAATTGGCAATAGTGTTTCGGAATATTGGAATGGTCTTGTTAATGGAGTAAGTGGTTCCGATTGGATTACACGTTTTGATGCGTCTAAATTTAAAACCAGATTTGCTTGCGAAGTAAAGAATTTTGATCCTTCAGCATTTTTCGACAGAAAAGAAATAAAAAAGTACGACCTGTATACTCAGTTTGCTATTGTTGCGGCAACTGAAGCCATTGAAAACTCCAAATTGGATCTGGAAAATACAGATCTGGAGAGAGTAGGTGTGATATGGGCATCCGGAATCGGAGGTATTGCAACATTTGCTGAAGAATTGAGAAACTTTTATAGTGGAGATGGCACACCTCGTTTTAATCCGTTCTTTATTCCCAAAATGATTTCGGATATTGCCGCAGGGCAAATATCCATAAAATTTGGGTTGAAAGGACCGAATTATGCGACAGTGTCAGCTTGTGCATCATCGTCAAATTCTATCATAGACGCATTTAATTATATCCGGCTGGGAAAAGCAGATGTATTTGTTGCAGGAGGATCCGAAGCTGCCATCAATGAAACCGGAGTTGGCGGATTCAATGCTATGCAGGCTTTGTCTACCAATAACGATCATTATAAAACGGCATCCCGTCCGTTCGATAAAGACCGGGATGGTTTTGTAATAGGCGAAGGTGGTGGCGGATTGATTATTGAAGAATATGAGCATGCCGTAAAAAGGGGTGCACATATCTATGCGGAAGTTGTTGGCGGTGGAATGTCTGCAGATGCCTACCATTTAACAGCATCACATCCCGAAGGAGACGGAGCATTCAGAGCCATGAGGGCTGCCTTGGAAGACGCCGGTTTAAAACCCGATGCCATTGATTATATCAATGTACATGGGACTTCAACCCCGGTCGGTGACCCTTCCGAAACCAAAGCAATCGTTCGTCTTTTTGGGGAACATGCCTACAAACTCAATATCAGTGCCACAAAGTCAATGACCGGGCACTTGTTGGGTGCTGCCGGAGGTATAGAAGCAATCGCTTCAATTCTAGCTATGAATCATAGCATCATACCTCCAACCATTAACCACTTTACTGACGATCCGGAAATAGACAGCAGGTTGAACCTGACTTTTAATAAAGCACAGGAAAGAAATGTCAACTATGCTTTGAGTAATACTTTCGGATTTGGTGGGCACAATACCTCAGTAATATTAAAAAAAGTGGAACAATAGTCTAATTACAAATATGATAAGTTTATTAAAACTCCTTATGGTAAAAGATAAGGAGTTTTATTCATTTTTGAGAAGACAACTAAATATCAGGCCGGGAAACATTCAGTTATATGAACTCGCCTTTTTACACCGTTCGGCATCTATCACGCTGAATGATGGTACGATTGTCAATAATGAACGACTGGAGTATTTAGGTGATGCTGTTATTGATTCCATCATTGCGGATTATCTTTTCCGTCATTTTCCCAAGGAACGGGAAGGTTTTTTGACCCAGATGCGTTCGAAAATTGTGAACCGTACCCATCTTGATTCAATTGCTGCAAAAATGGGACTGGTGAAAGTACTGATCGCCAATGCAAAAAAAGAAACTATAAAGAAGCGTATTTGCGGCGATGCTTTCGAAGCGCTCATCGGTGCCATGTATCTGGATAAGGGATATCCGAAAACAAAAAAGTACTTTATCGGATATGTCCTTAAATATTATGTCGATCTGGATCATCTGCTACATACCGAAACTGATTTTAAGAGCCGGCTGATAGAATGGGGGCAGAAATATAAATTACAGATCGGTTTTGAAGCAACCGAAGAATATCTGGAAACAAATTCCAGTCCGGGTTTCTCCGTACAGGTCACCATTGGTGGTGTCCCTATTGCCATGGGAAAAGGTCATTCTAAAAAAGAAGCGGAACAGGAAGCTTCCAAAAACACATTGACCTATATTTCCACCTCTACCGAATTTTCTACAGATGCCCTGTCTATGTACCTGGAACGAATCAGCGAACCATAACCAGTCGACTTATGGCCAAAAAAAACATCATGAAATTGGATATACCCCAGGACGTGTTTATGTTCACGCTCATTGGCATATCTTCTCATGAAAACGATTACCGCTTATCCTGGAGCCTGAATAAACAACTGGACCTAAAATTCACACAAGGTGAGGATTTTACGGTTGGCACCGGTGAAAAATTTACCCGCTTTGTCCATGTGGATGAAAAATATAGTTTGACCATCATCTCTAACCGTTGTGATAACGGATTTCTATTGGATAAATATAAAAATTTCGATTTTCTTTTAAAATTTGAAGGGGAACTTCCCGAACAGGAACTTTCCGATTGGTTACACGCTTTAAAAAAAGTC
This genomic interval carries:
- a CDS encoding acyl carrier protein — translated: MSDIASRVKAIIVDKLGVDENEVTPEASFTNDLGADSLDTVELIMEFEKEFNIGIPDDQAESIATVGAAIKYIEENVKK
- the fabF gene encoding beta-ketoacyl-ACP synthase II is translated as MQLKRAVVTGIGALTPIGNSVSEYWNGLVNGVSGSDWITRFDASKFKTRFACEVKNFDPSAFFDRKEIKKYDLYTQFAIVAATEAIENSKLDLENTDLERVGVIWASGIGGIATFAEELRNFYSGDGTPRFNPFFIPKMISDIAAGQISIKFGLKGPNYATVSACASSSNSIIDAFNYIRLGKADVFVAGGSEAAINETGVGGFNAMQALSTNNDHYKTASRPFDKDRDGFVIGEGGGGLIIEEYEHAVKRGAHIYAEVVGGGMSADAYHLTASHPEGDGAFRAMRAALEDAGLKPDAIDYINVHGTSTPVGDPSETKAIVRLFGEHAYKLNISATKSMTGHLLGAAGGIEAIASILAMNHSIIPPTINHFTDDPEIDSRLNLTFNKAQERNVNYALSNTFGFGGHNTSVILKKVEQ
- the rnc gene encoding ribonuclease III → MVKDKEFYSFLRRQLNIRPGNIQLYELAFLHRSASITLNDGTIVNNERLEYLGDAVIDSIIADYLFRHFPKEREGFLTQMRSKIVNRTHLDSIAAKMGLVKVLIANAKKETIKKRICGDAFEALIGAMYLDKGYPKTKKYFIGYVLKYYVDLDHLLHTETDFKSRLIEWGQKYKLQIGFEATEEYLETNSSPGFSVQVTIGGVPIAMGKGHSKKEAEQEASKNTLTYISTSTEFSTDALSMYLERISEP
- a CDS encoding IPExxxVDY family protein — encoded protein: MAKKNIMKLDIPQDVFMFTLIGISSHENDYRLSWSLNKQLDLKFTQGEDFTVGTGEKFTRFVHVDEKYSLTIISNRCDNGFLLDKYKNFDFLLKFEGELPEQELSDWLHALKKVPLISAVFPIQIDKKILQRLV